From the Caballeronia sp. NK8 genome, one window contains:
- the ompR gene encoding two-component system response regulator OmpR — protein sequence METKNPSKILVVDDDPRLRDLLRRYLGEQGFNVYVAENAPSMNKLWVRERFDLLVLDLMLPGEDGLSICRRLRGSNDRTPIIMLTAKGEDVDRIVGLEMGADDYLPKPFNPRELVARIHAVLRRQTPSELPGAPSETTEVFEFGEFALNLATRTLTKNGQEIPLTTGEFSVLKVFARHPRQPLSREKLMELARGREYEVFDRSLDVQISRLRKLIEPDPSSPRFIQTVWGLGYVFIPDGAA from the coding sequence ATGGAAACCAAGAACCCTTCAAAAATTCTCGTCGTCGACGACGATCCGCGCCTGCGCGATCTGCTGCGACGCTACCTCGGTGAGCAGGGCTTCAACGTCTACGTTGCGGAGAACGCGCCGTCGATGAACAAGCTCTGGGTGCGCGAGCGTTTCGATCTGCTCGTGCTCGATCTGATGCTGCCCGGCGAAGACGGTCTTTCCATCTGCCGGCGTCTGCGCGGCAGCAACGATCGTACGCCGATCATCATGCTCACCGCGAAGGGTGAAGACGTCGATCGTATCGTCGGCCTCGAAATGGGCGCGGACGACTATCTGCCGAAGCCGTTCAATCCGCGTGAACTCGTCGCGCGCATTCATGCGGTGTTGCGTCGTCAGACGCCTTCCGAATTGCCGGGCGCGCCGTCCGAAACCACCGAAGTATTCGAGTTCGGCGAGTTCGCGCTGAACCTCGCGACGCGCACGCTCACGAAGAACGGCCAGGAAATTCCGCTGACTACCGGCGAGTTCTCGGTCCTTAAAGTGTTCGCGCGTCATCCGCGTCAGCCGCTCTCACGCGAAAAGCTGATGGAGCTCGCACGCGGCCGTGAATACGAAGTGTTCGACCGCAGTCTCGACGTGCAGATCTCGCGTCTGCGCAAGCTGATCGAACCCGATCCCAGCAGTCCGCGCTTCATTCAGACCGTGTGGGGCCTCGGCTACGTCTTCATTCCCGACGGCGCAGCCTGA
- a CDS encoding DUF1501 domain-containing protein: protein MNRRQFLSIAGAFAGWSGSVGNAFAFSRFDPSSSIRTLVLVDLDGGNDALNTVIPIADPRYRALRPTLAISKDQALMLDERTALHPSLVPLMSAWRANDMAIVQGVGYHAPNRSHFRSRQIWDTASHADEYRADDWLDRVPGVNVIRFTLHGFDTHENQAHRHAALLARLAEGLASLRASLIASGDWNRTLVMTRSEFGRAARENAAGGTEHGAAAAHFMMGGNVRGGLFGMPPRLDRLDADGGLPVGIDLRRLYATALRACWKLDAAAILGQRVEPLPLLRV from the coding sequence ATGAACCGACGTCAATTCCTCTCGATTGCCGGCGCGTTCGCAGGATGGTCGGGCAGCGTTGGTAACGCGTTCGCCTTCAGTCGATTCGATCCTTCATCTTCCATTCGCACGCTGGTCCTCGTCGATCTCGACGGCGGCAACGACGCCCTCAACACCGTCATTCCGATCGCCGATCCGCGCTATCGCGCGCTCAGGCCGACTCTCGCGATATCGAAGGATCAAGCGTTGATGCTCGATGAACGTACGGCGCTCCATCCGTCGCTCGTGCCGTTGATGAGCGCGTGGCGCGCGAACGATATGGCGATCGTGCAGGGCGTCGGCTACCACGCGCCCAACCGCTCGCACTTCCGCTCGCGTCAGATCTGGGACACCGCGTCGCATGCCGATGAATATCGCGCCGATGACTGGCTCGATCGCGTGCCCGGCGTGAACGTGATCCGCTTCACATTGCATGGCTTCGATACGCATGAAAATCAGGCGCATCGTCACGCGGCGCTGCTGGCTCGACTGGCTGAAGGACTCGCATCGTTGCGTGCATCGCTGATCGCGTCGGGCGACTGGAACCGCACGCTCGTGATGACGCGTTCGGAGTTCGGACGCGCCGCGCGTGAAAATGCCGCAGGCGGCACGGAGCACGGCGCGGCCGCGGCGCATTTCATGATGGGTGGCAACGTGCGCGGCGGCCTCTTCGGCATGCCGCCGCGACTCGATCGGCTCGATGCGGACGGCGGCTTGCCTGTCGGCATCGATTTGAGAAGGCTGTATGCGACGGCCCTTCGCGCATGCTGGAAACTCGATGCCGCCGCGATCCTCGGGCAGCGCGTCGAACCGCTACCGCTCCTGCGCGTCTAG
- a CDS encoding squalene/phytoene synthase family protein has protein sequence MNFDDYCQQKAAPDGSGTYYALRRAPMSSQPLLTALYALYRELEETVKETSDPTIGRTKHAWWQGELGRLDGGEPTHPVTKALRAHAGDAAHPVLDDTGRASLAAVVDGFGMDLDQARYLDWPGLRRYLEQTGGAFATAIARASARAPEQAAAWAAPLGSALLLAERVQSIGDDARHGRIYIPIDELQRFNVTAADIINRKYSDAFTDLMRFQTGRARQTLIEALAAIPASERATQRVLRAQAALSLALFDEIERENFKVLHQRIALTPIRKLWITWRTR, from the coding sequence GTGAATTTCGACGATTATTGCCAGCAAAAGGCCGCCCCCGATGGCTCCGGCACGTACTACGCGCTGCGCCGCGCGCCGATGTCGAGCCAGCCGCTTCTGACCGCGCTCTACGCGCTCTATCGCGAACTCGAAGAGACCGTCAAGGAAACCAGCGATCCGACGATCGGCCGCACCAAGCACGCGTGGTGGCAAGGCGAGCTCGGCCGGCTCGATGGCGGCGAACCGACGCATCCCGTCACGAAGGCGTTGCGGGCGCACGCGGGCGACGCCGCGCATCCCGTGCTCGACGATACCGGGCGCGCGTCGCTTGCCGCGGTCGTCGATGGCTTCGGCATGGATCTCGATCAGGCGCGCTATCTCGACTGGCCCGGCCTCAGGCGCTATCTGGAGCAGACGGGCGGCGCGTTTGCGACGGCCATCGCACGCGCGAGCGCACGCGCTCCGGAGCAAGCCGCCGCGTGGGCCGCGCCGCTCGGCTCAGCGCTGTTACTCGCCGAACGCGTTCAGAGCATCGGCGACGATGCGCGCCACGGCCGCATCTATATTCCCATCGACGAGTTGCAGCGCTTCAACGTGACAGCCGCGGACATCATCAATCGCAAGTACAGCGATGCATTCACGGATCTCATGCGCTTTCAGACCGGGCGCGCGCGACAGACACTTATCGAAGCGCTCGCGGCCATCCCCGCTTCCGAGCGCGCAACGCAACGTGTGCTGCGCGCACAGGCGGCGCTGTCGCTCGCGCTGTTCGACGAGATCGAGCGGGAGAATTTCAAGGTGCTGCATCAGCGCATCGCGCTCACGCCGATCCGCAAGCTGTGGATCACGTGGCGCACGCGCTAG
- a CDS encoding DUF5594 family protein, whose product MALSKSENRQFSDTCLPYLVRSVATDFGFDFRVCPRQMHVSPTVGLHITAHRRADARLTYPLNVFVFWQPACVRRFLSHVDRPIAAARASEQIPEEIRRVMDRAGIDFAGRSQDKGEVMMVEVGELSI is encoded by the coding sequence ATGGCCTTGAGCAAATCCGAGAACAGGCAATTCAGCGACACGTGCCTGCCTTACCTCGTCAGGAGCGTGGCGACGGACTTCGGCTTCGATTTTCGCGTGTGTCCGCGTCAGATGCACGTCTCGCCGACCGTGGGTCTGCATATCACCGCCCATCGTCGCGCCGACGCCCGGCTCACCTATCCGCTCAACGTCTTCGTATTCTGGCAGCCGGCATGCGTGCGGCGGTTTCTTTCGCATGTCGACCGGCCGATCGCCGCTGCGCGCGCAAGCGAGCAGATACCGGAGGAGATCAGGCGCGTAATGGACCGTGCGGGCATCGACTTCGCCGGACGATCGCAGGATAAAGGCGAGGTGATGATGGTCGAAGTGGGCGAACTCAGCATCTAG
- a CDS encoding DUF2946 domain-containing protein codes for MNRNARNRFVAWLGIAAMWLAIVAPVISQTLAARNAANDTEAILCAVDAPEARAHEGHHAVAEEDAGHAGHHDAASHFDACSYCGLLAHNLPIATGVAHDAVRVERVTRVSTFAVIDTVSSKSFNAASPRAPPVLS; via the coding sequence ATGAACCGCAACGCGCGCAATCGCTTCGTCGCATGGCTCGGCATCGCCGCCATGTGGCTTGCCATTGTCGCGCCGGTCATCAGCCAGACGCTCGCGGCGCGCAATGCGGCGAACGACACGGAAGCCATCCTGTGCGCCGTCGACGCGCCGGAAGCGCGCGCGCACGAAGGCCATCACGCCGTCGCCGAAGAGGACGCCGGGCACGCCGGCCACCACGACGCCGCGAGCCATTTCGACGCCTGCTCGTATTGCGGACTCCTCGCGCACAATCTGCCGATCGCCACGGGCGTCGCGCATGACGCCGTGCGCGTCGAGCGCGTCACGCGCGTTTCGACCTTCGCGGTCATCGACACTGTCTCGTCGAAGTCCTTCAACGCCGCGAGTCCGCGCGCGCCACCCGTCCTGTCCTGA
- a CDS encoding TonB-dependent receptor: MFTLTTRARRRSRRRAAARARAWLPLSLMAHAALSAAASPAPDTPVPTAQADSAAPTSSNDATLAPVVVTAQAGSRASPLDPNLPASVNTVTADQFQYWNVTTPEDVLKYAPNMAVRKRFIGDPNATIAVRGTSNSQTARGLVYADGLLLSNFLGNTFTFAPRWSMVFADDIERTDVIYGPYSALYPGNSIGATVAITTRMPTQFEADAKVQGFTQHFDLFGVNRNFNGTNTTATVGDRIGKLSFLIGVDHLENTGQPLQFATLAQSKTPATAADTPVTGATFYNDQFNARTAVLGTSSEGITRTFQDQVRVKLAYDLTNTLQAGFTLGYWHQKYNSDTQTFLRDAAGNPVYSGRVNIGGFEYVIPAATFAPSMGSSENFLYGVSLRTHNDTGWNAEAIASYFDITQSIARTASSGVPGDGPGTLTDGSGSGWKSLDLRTSWTPTARSGLAAHALSFGYHYDNYFLDNVTSNTSAWREGAGVSFANSFGGRTRTQALYAQDAWRFLPRWAFTYGVRYENWNAYDGTRAVGSTALGYADASESHWSPKASLSFDVTQDLTLRASVGRAYRFPTVGELFQGQINGISIVNNNPNLQPEDDLSKELTAEWVRGNGLYRFTLFQDDVKNTIFSQTNTTVIPNVTNFQNIDKVRSRGVEFAYEGQDVLMRGLDLIANAAYTQSKILANSGNPASVGKYFYRIPLWRANVAATYHTPGNTATTLAVRYSGRQYNTLTNTDVNPNTYGGTSTYAVVDAKFTWKPTKRTELGVGVDNLFDKRYYVFHPYAGRTFYLEGRIGI; encoded by the coding sequence ATGTTCACGCTCACCACGCGAGCGCGACGGCGTTCGCGCCGTCGTGCCGCGGCGCGCGCACGCGCCTGGCTGCCGCTATCGCTGATGGCGCACGCGGCCTTGTCCGCAGCCGCTTCTCCCGCACCGGATACCCCGGTCCCGACCGCGCAGGCCGATAGCGCCGCGCCCACCAGTTCGAACGACGCCACGCTGGCGCCGGTCGTCGTCACGGCGCAGGCGGGCTCGCGCGCGTCGCCGCTCGATCCCAATCTGCCCGCGAGCGTCAATACCGTCACCGCCGACCAGTTTCAGTACTGGAACGTGACGACGCCCGAAGACGTGCTCAAGTACGCGCCGAACATGGCCGTGCGCAAACGCTTCATCGGCGATCCCAATGCGACCATCGCCGTGCGCGGCACGAGCAACTCGCAGACGGCGCGCGGCCTCGTCTACGCCGACGGCCTCCTGCTCAGCAATTTCCTTGGCAACACCTTTACGTTCGCGCCGCGCTGGTCGATGGTCTTCGCCGACGACATCGAGCGCACCGATGTCATCTACGGCCCGTACTCGGCGCTCTATCCCGGCAACTCGATCGGCGCGACCGTCGCGATCACCACGCGCATGCCGACGCAATTCGAAGCCGACGCGAAAGTGCAGGGCTTCACGCAGCACTTCGATCTCTTCGGCGTGAACCGCAACTTCAACGGCACCAACACGACGGCGACGGTCGGCGACCGCATCGGCAAGCTGTCGTTCCTGATCGGCGTGGATCATCTGGAGAACACGGGGCAGCCGCTGCAGTTCGCGACGCTCGCGCAATCGAAAACGCCCGCCACGGCCGCCGACACGCCGGTCACGGGCGCGACCTTCTACAACGACCAGTTCAACGCGCGCACCGCGGTGCTCGGCACGTCGAGCGAAGGCATCACGCGCACGTTTCAGGATCAGGTGCGCGTGAAGCTCGCCTACGATCTCACGAACACGTTGCAGGCGGGCTTCACGCTCGGCTACTGGCATCAGAAGTACAACAGCGACACGCAGACCTTTCTGCGCGATGCCGCCGGCAATCCGGTGTACAGCGGCCGCGTGAACATCGGCGGTTTCGAGTACGTCATTCCGGCCGCGACGTTCGCGCCGAGCATGGGGTCGAGCGAGAACTTCCTCTACGGCGTGTCCTTGCGCACGCACAACGACACGGGCTGGAACGCCGAGGCGATCGCATCGTACTTCGACATCACGCAGAGCATCGCGCGCACGGCGAGTTCCGGCGTGCCCGGCGACGGCCCCGGCACGCTCACCGACGGCAGCGGCTCGGGCTGGAAATCGCTCGATCTGCGCACGAGCTGGACGCCCACCGCGCGCTCGGGTCTCGCCGCGCACGCATTGTCGTTCGGCTACCACTACGACAACTATTTTCTCGACAACGTCACCTCGAACACGAGTGCGTGGCGCGAGGGCGCGGGCGTGTCGTTCGCCAATTCGTTCGGCGGACGCACGCGCACGCAGGCGCTCTACGCGCAGGACGCGTGGCGCTTTCTGCCGCGCTGGGCATTCACCTACGGCGTGCGCTACGAGAACTGGAACGCGTATGACGGCACGCGCGCAGTCGGCTCGACCGCGCTCGGGTATGCGGACGCGAGCGAGAGCCATTGGTCGCCGAAAGCGTCGCTGTCGTTCGACGTCACGCAGGACCTGACATTGCGCGCTTCAGTCGGACGCGCGTACCGGTTTCCGACCGTCGGCGAGTTGTTTCAAGGGCAGATCAACGGCATCTCGATCGTCAACAACAATCCGAACCTGCAGCCCGAAGACGATTTGTCCAAGGAGCTGACGGCCGAATGGGTGCGCGGCAACGGGCTGTATCGCTTCACGCTCTTTCAGGACGACGTGAAGAACACGATCTTCAGCCAGACCAACACGACCGTCATTCCCAACGTCACGAACTTCCAGAATATCGACAAGGTGCGTTCGCGCGGCGTCGAGTTCGCCTACGAAGGACAGGACGTGCTCATGCGCGGGCTCGATCTCATCGCGAACGCCGCGTACACGCAATCGAAGATTCTCGCGAACAGCGGCAATCCGGCATCGGTGGGCAAGTATTTCTATCGGATTCCGCTGTGGCGCGCGAACGTGGCGGCGACGTATCACACGCCCGGGAATACGGCGACGACGCTCGCGGTACGTTACTCGGGGCGGCAATACAACACGCTCACGAACACCGACGTCAATCCGAACACCTACGGCGGCACGAGCACGTACGCGGTCGTCGACGCGAAGTTCACGTGGAAGCCGACCAAGCGCACGGAGCTGGGCGTCGGCGTCGACAACCTGTTCGACAAGCGCTACTACGTATTCCATCCGTATGCGGGGCGCACGTTCTATCTCGAAGGACGCATCGGCATCTGA
- a CDS encoding PepSY domain-containing protein produces the protein MLAPNLNAAEATSNAQVIAHRRTLWRWHFYAGLFVMPLLIVLAITGTIYCFQPQIEPLLYRDRMVVTDTHGPQLSREVLLAKAAANEPRGAVPTLVQIEADRTRSAEFVFRLPSGESESVYVNPYDGAVLGTLSVEHRLMKQVRNLHRGLMLGKTGELVMELAGCWTLVMIGTGIALWWPSRSNAPNVTRGGVWLPRLSLQGRAWWRDLHAVGGVWLAIGALFFVLSGLPWSGSWGKQFKALATSASLGYPKGAWGEAHVHSTAPGAAGKPADEHAMHGMQMKMDDLPLPQTPWAVGATTVPDSAHAPAPAARVSIDDVVALAAKNGVTDDYGIALPAKPTGVYTVSYFPADPRDERTLHIDQYSGRVLSDIDYASYGGVAQWISYGTSLHMGRYFGLANQIVCSAISLGLAALAVTGFIMWMKRRPTRELGAPARPVKRAPMRAWRGGLTVLGMIFPLMGATMLAVWCLDRLAFGAKRAVA, from the coding sequence ATGCTTGCACCCAACTTGAACGCGGCAGAGGCAACGTCGAACGCGCAGGTCATCGCGCATCGCCGCACGCTCTGGCGCTGGCATTTCTACGCGGGCCTCTTCGTGATGCCTCTGCTCATCGTGCTCGCGATCACCGGCACGATCTATTGCTTTCAGCCGCAGATCGAACCGCTGCTGTATCGCGACAGGATGGTCGTCACCGATACCCACGGCCCGCAGCTTTCACGCGAGGTTCTGCTCGCGAAGGCCGCTGCGAACGAGCCGCGCGGCGCCGTGCCGACGCTCGTGCAGATCGAAGCCGATCGCACGCGCAGCGCGGAGTTCGTCTTTCGTCTGCCTTCGGGCGAAAGCGAAAGCGTCTATGTGAATCCCTACGATGGCGCCGTGCTCGGCACGCTTTCGGTCGAACATCGGCTGATGAAGCAGGTGCGCAATCTGCATCGCGGGCTGATGCTCGGCAAGACCGGCGAGCTCGTGATGGAGCTGGCGGGCTGCTGGACGCTCGTGATGATCGGCACGGGCATCGCGTTGTGGTGGCCCAGCCGGTCGAATGCCCCGAACGTTACGAGAGGCGGCGTGTGGCTGCCGCGTCTGTCGCTGCAAGGCCGCGCGTGGTGGCGCGATCTGCATGCGGTCGGCGGCGTGTGGCTTGCCATCGGCGCGCTGTTCTTCGTGCTGTCGGGATTGCCGTGGTCGGGATCGTGGGGCAAGCAGTTCAAGGCGCTCGCGACCTCGGCGTCGCTCGGTTATCCGAAGGGCGCGTGGGGCGAGGCGCACGTGCATTCGACCGCGCCCGGCGCAGCGGGAAAGCCGGCCGATGAACACGCGATGCACGGCATGCAGATGAAGATGGACGATCTGCCGTTGCCGCAAACGCCGTGGGCCGTCGGTGCGACGACCGTGCCGGACAGCGCGCATGCCCCGGCGCCGGCCGCGCGCGTGTCGATCGACGACGTGGTCGCGCTCGCCGCGAAAAACGGCGTCACCGACGACTACGGCATCGCGCTGCCGGCCAAACCGACCGGCGTCTACACGGTGTCGTATTTCCCCGCCGATCCGCGTGACGAGCGCACGCTGCACATCGATCAATACAGCGGACGCGTGTTGTCCGATATCGACTACGCGAGCTATGGAGGCGTCGCGCAGTGGATTTCGTACGGCACGTCGCTGCACATGGGGCGCTATTTCGGGCTCGCGAATCAGATCGTCTGCTCGGCGATCTCGCTCGGGCTCGCCGCGCTCGCGGTGACCGGCTTCATCATGTGGATGAAGCGCCGGCCCACGCGCGAACTGGGCGCGCCGGCGCGGCCGGTCAAGCGTGCGCCCATGCGCGCATGGCGCGGCGGCCTGACCGTGCTCGGCATGATCTTCCCGCTGATGGGGGCGACGATGCTCGCCGTCTGGTGCCTGGACCGGCTCGCGTTCGGCGCGAAACGCGCGGTGGCCTGA
- a CDS encoding glycerate kinase, which translates to MPNATSAAPVVVIAPDSFKGSLSAEGVANAIAEGIRRARPDADIRIRPMADGGEGTLDAMLSAGGERRMLNVRGAAAARRDAATGLLADGGAIVETAEVVGITDPDGMAVPVTERSTLGMGEAIRALLDSGARTFYVALGGSSTNDGGAGLLVGLGLKLFDAAGKELAPVPSALAQIARIDASGLDPRVKDAQFVGMSDVDNPLNGDHGATAIFGPQKGVTPEQVATIDAALAHFADLLEPAMGVAKRDEPGAGAAGGLGFALHMLGARFETGAEVVAREIGLDAALEGANWLITGEGRSDVQTLHGKAPFIACKHARDHGVPATLLSGAVDSAALPRLSEFFSGCFSPAPGPITLDTAIRDAARLLANEAEQLVRLRFGSV; encoded by the coding sequence ATGCCTAACGCCACGTCTGCTGCTCCTGTAGTTGTCATCGCTCCCGATTCTTTCAAGGGCTCGCTGTCCGCGGAAGGGGTCGCGAACGCCATCGCGGAAGGCATCAGGCGCGCGCGGCCGGACGCCGACATCCGGATCCGCCCGATGGCCGACGGCGGCGAAGGCACGCTCGACGCGATGCTCTCGGCGGGCGGCGAGCGCCGCATGCTGAACGTGCGCGGCGCGGCCGCCGCGCGCCGCGATGCCGCCACGGGCCTGCTCGCCGACGGCGGCGCGATCGTCGAGACGGCGGAAGTCGTCGGCATCACGGACCCGGACGGGATGGCGGTTCCCGTCACCGAACGCAGCACGCTCGGCATGGGCGAGGCCATTCGCGCGCTGCTCGATTCCGGCGCGCGCACGTTCTACGTCGCGCTCGGCGGCAGCAGCACGAACGACGGCGGCGCGGGCCTGCTCGTCGGCCTCGGGCTGAAACTCTTCGATGCGGCCGGCAAGGAACTGGCGCCGGTGCCGTCGGCGCTCGCGCAGATCGCGCGCATCGACGCGTCGGGGCTCGATCCGCGCGTGAAGGACGCGCAGTTCGTCGGCATGTCGGACGTCGACAATCCGCTCAACGGTGATCACGGCGCGACCGCGATCTTCGGTCCGCAGAAAGGCGTGACGCCCGAACAGGTGGCGACGATCGACGCCGCCCTCGCCCATTTCGCCGATCTGCTCGAACCCGCGATGGGCGTCGCGAAGCGCGACGAACCCGGCGCGGGCGCGGCGGGCGGGCTCGGCTTCGCGTTGCACATGCTCGGCGCGCGCTTCGAGACGGGCGCCGAAGTGGTCGCGCGCGAAATCGGGCTGGATGCCGCGCTCGAGGGCGCGAACTGGCTGATCACCGGCGAAGGCCGCTCCGACGTGCAGACGCTGCACGGCAAGGCGCCGTTCATCGCCTGCAAGCACGCGCGCGACCACGGCGTGCCGGCGACGCTGCTGTCGGGCGCCGTCGATTCGGCCGCGCTGCCGCGCCTGTCCGAATTTTTCAGCGGCTGCTTCTCGCCCGCGCCGGGGCCGATCACGCTCGACACGGCGATCCGCGACGCCGCGCGCCTGCTCGCCAACGAAGCCGAGCAACTCGTGCGGCTGAGGTTCGGTTCGGTCTGA
- the tig gene encoding trigger factor, with translation MANVVENLGKLERRVTISLPKDTVQKEVDSRIRQLAKNVRMPGFRPGKVPLKMVTQQYAGQVEAEVLSDKVGKEFFDVTRAENLRVAGQPSFAPKSEAAADAYAFDATFEVYPEVNLGDVATAEIERTVTTISEAEVDRTLDILRKQRVHFHARGEAGEHGDGGPSTAAADGDRVTLDFVGKIDGVAFEGGSAEDFAFVLGEGRMLPEFEQAATGLKAGESREFDLKFPEDYHGKDVAGKTAQFTITLKKIEWPHLPEINAEFAKSLGIEDGDLTKMRTEIKDNLEREAKRRTQQIVKNQVMDALLKISELDVPKALIEQDQQRLVEMARQDLQQRGVPNAADAPIPAEMFAEQAERRVKLGLVLAELVKANELQAKPEQIRAEVDEFAKSYEDPKEVVRWYYSNQQRLAEMEAYVVESNVVDFVLGKAKVTDKEVSFEELASATAQA, from the coding sequence ATGGCTAACGTAGTTGAGAACCTCGGCAAGCTCGAACGCCGCGTGACCATTTCCCTGCCGAAGGACACGGTGCAGAAGGAAGTGGATTCGCGCATCCGCCAGTTGGCCAAGAACGTGCGCATGCCGGGTTTCCGCCCGGGCAAGGTGCCGCTCAAGATGGTGACGCAGCAGTATGCCGGTCAGGTCGAGGCCGAAGTGCTGAGCGACAAGGTCGGCAAGGAATTCTTCGACGTCACGCGCGCCGAGAACCTGCGCGTCGCGGGCCAGCCGAGCTTCGCGCCGAAGTCGGAAGCCGCCGCCGACGCCTACGCGTTCGACGCGACCTTCGAGGTCTATCCCGAAGTGAATCTCGGCGACGTGGCCACCGCTGAAATCGAACGCACGGTCACGACCATCTCCGAAGCCGAAGTCGACCGCACGCTGGACATCCTGCGCAAGCAGCGCGTGCACTTCCACGCACGCGGCGAAGCCGGCGAGCACGGCGACGGCGGCCCGAGCACGGCAGCAGCCGACGGCGACCGCGTCACGCTCGACTTCGTCGGCAAGATCGACGGCGTCGCGTTCGAAGGCGGCAGCGCGGAAGACTTCGCGTTCGTGCTGGGCGAAGGCCGCATGCTGCCTGAATTCGAGCAAGCCGCAACGGGCCTGAAGGCCGGCGAATCGCGCGAATTCGACCTCAAGTTCCCCGAGGACTATCACGGCAAGGACGTGGCGGGCAAGACGGCGCAGTTCACGATCACGCTCAAGAAAATCGAATGGCCGCATCTGCCGGAAATCAACGCGGAATTCGCGAAGTCGCTCGGCATCGAAGACGGCGATCTCACGAAGATGCGTACCGAGATCAAGGACAACCTGGAGCGTGAAGCCAAGCGCCGCACGCAGCAGATCGTGAAGAACCAGGTCATGGACGCGCTGCTCAAGATCTCCGAGCTGGACGTGCCGAAGGCGCTGATCGAGCAGGATCAGCAGCGCCTCGTCGAAATGGCCCGCCAGGACCTGCAGCAGCGCGGCGTGCCGAACGCCGCCGACGCGCCGATCCCGGCTGAAATGTTCGCTGAACAGGCCGAGCGCCGCGTGAAGCTGGGCCTCGTGCTGGCCGAACTCGTGAAGGCCAACGAACTGCAGGCGAAGCCCGAGCAGATCCGCGCTGAAGTGGACGAATTCGCCAAGAGCTACGAAGACCCGAAGGAAGTCGTCCGCTGGTATTATTCGAACCAGCAGCGCCTCGCCGAGATGGAAGCGTACGTCGTGGAAAGCAACGTCGTCGATTTCGTCCTGGGCAAGGCCAAAGTGACCGACAAGGAAGTCAGCTTCGAGGAACTGGCCAGCGCAACGGCGCAAGCCTGA
- the clpP gene encoding ATP-dependent Clp endopeptidase proteolytic subunit ClpP has product MTFRAELLDTLASHATRDFEAQALGLVPMVVETSGRGERAYDIYSRLLKERVVFLVGEVNDQSANLVVAQLLFLESENPDKDISLYINSPGGSVSAGMAIYDTMQFVKPDVSTLCMGLAASMGAFLLAAGAKGKRVALPNARVMIHQPLGGARGQASDIEIQAREILYLKERLNQLLSHHTGQPVERIARDTDRDNFMSGDDAQAYGLVDQVLHKRP; this is encoded by the coding sequence ATGACCTTTCGCGCTGAATTGCTCGATACGTTGGCGTCCCACGCAACGCGGGACTTCGAAGCCCAGGCGCTCGGCCTCGTTCCGATGGTCGTGGAAACGAGCGGCCGCGGCGAGCGAGCCTATGACATTTACTCGCGCCTCCTGAAGGAGCGCGTGGTGTTTCTCGTCGGCGAGGTGAACGACCAGTCGGCGAACCTCGTCGTCGCGCAGCTGCTGTTCCTCGAAAGCGAGAACCCGGACAAGGACATCAGCCTGTACATCAACAGCCCGGGCGGCTCGGTCTCGGCCGGCATGGCGATCTACGACACCATGCAGTTCGTGAAGCCGGACGTGTCCACGCTGTGCATGGGCCTCGCCGCGAGCATGGGCGCGTTCCTGCTGGCGGCGGGCGCGAAGGGCAAGCGCGTCGCGCTGCCGAACGCGCGCGTGATGATCCACCAGCCGCTCGGCGGCGCGCGCGGTCAGGCATCGGACATCGAAATCCAGGCGCGGGAAATCCTGTACCTGAAGGAACGTCTGAATCAGTTGCTGTCGCATCACACGGGTCAGCCGGTCGAGCGCATCGCGCGCGACACCGATCGCGACAACTTCATGTCGGGCGACGATGCGCAAGCTTACGGCCTCGTCGACCAGGTGCTTCACAAGCGTCCCTGA